The genomic segment AATGGACGCCGCGAGTGTTTTTATTTTCATCGCCTTATTTCCTATTATTCTTTTATTGAATCTTAGTGTAGCGGTTCGCCGGCCCCGTGTATGCCCACATGTCAATATTTGCTGTACGATTACCGATCATCCCGGCATATACGCCTAATCACGATCGACCTAAATCCATCCTCAAGCGCCTGACCCTCTGGTGAGTCGCACTCATGCGATATACGGCATTCCTGAATCCAGGGCATTGGCCAGGTGAAGTTCATGGGGGGTGAGTTCGAGGGTGGCTTTGTGGGGGCTGTGCTTTAGGCGTTTCATGAATCACCCCTGGCTGCGGTATTGGGGGAAGAAAAGAGCTTGAGCCAGACACCAGTAAACGTCCACTTTTCCCGATAGCGGACCTCCAGGGCTGGTTCAGGCTAACGGCCGCTTTCACCTCGAAGCAGACCCTTTCGGCAGCACGTTGATGTTGCTCATATCATCTCGCCCCAGTGCGCTGTGCATGTTTGATTTTGCTGGCGGCTTTCGCATAAATTTGCATAGACACGCGAAGAAATGAGGGAATTCGGCTCTGACCTGGCTGGGCTGTACTATACTTACGCTCTGCTCTTTGAAAATAATCCTGTGGAGCGCACCCTTCGCACCGCAGGTCCACGGAGAAGGAGTCAACATGAGCCAACGCGCCCACAAAGCTCTGCTAATAGTTTTCCTGGCTATTCTGGCAACAGGTTGCAAGATCTCATTAATGGTGAGTTCAGGGGGTGATGTGACGTCTCTCTCGGGAACCAACGACTGCGCAGGGGCCAGCCTCTGTGAATATGAAGTCAACGACATGAGTTTTGCTGAAACCTTCACTGCGGTGCCTAGAGAAGGATATGTGTTTTCAAAGTGGCAGGGGGGTGACGATTACCTTTGTCCGAATTCTCCAAACCCGATATGCACCGTCGAGAATGGTTTGTTAGCAGCGCTCCCAGATGGACCGCGAGAAATTGTAGACGCTATTATTGCATCGGGGAGGTTTTACTACCTACAGCCTTTATTCACCTTTGTTGGCATCGATACCGATGGAGACGGGATTCCGAACCATATTGATACCGATGATGACAATGACGGCGTGCTGGATCCCGATGACGACTGTCCTCTGCAAGGGCCAAATCTTGATGGCTCCGGATGTCCGGGCCCGAGGAAAACGGTATTCGTGACGAGCGAACGCTATACCGGTAATCTCGGCGGTCTCACCGGTGCCGATCAAAAGTGTAACGCTCTCGCAGCGGCAGCCAGTTTATCTGGCACCTATAAAGCCTGGCTTTCGACTTCCGAGGCGTCGCCAGACTCACGATTTGTTAAGAGTGCGGTCCCGTATGTCACCGTTGACGATAGAGTTGTGGCGGACGATTGGCTTGATCTCATAGGAAGCTCTGTGTACATCATGAAGTCAGAGACAGGCGTGCTGATTGATCTATTTTCTGGCCGTGCATGGACGGGAACGAAGCCATCAGGCGAACCGGAGAAAGACATCGGCAATTTCTGCGCCGGACCTGGGGGGGCATGGAGCAGTAGCAATGTCTTTGATCAAGCAGCATGGGGTGTTCCTGGCGGCGCAGATTTTTGGTCAACGGCGGCGCCCGCTGGCGTATGGACATTATGTGATAATGTCGATATCGGGTGTGTCCCCCAGGCGGCACCCTGCTCGTATTTGGGCCATTTGTATTGCTTCGAGCAATAACGACAACGCCAACCGGGGCGTTACTGCGCGTATGCCAGTCGGCCCGTGGCCCCGGTGAGTGCGTCTAGAGTGCGTCTGAAGGGTTTTTGGGAAGAGGGGGAACGTCTTGAAAGTGGCGGTGGGCGTAGGATTCGAACCTACGGAGGGGATAAACCCTCAACGGTTTTCAAGACCGCCGCTTTCGACCACTCAGCCAGCCCACCAAATACAAATTGTCTACCTCCCCAGCGGGGCGGTGCGATTATACAGCGATGAAGATGCGACACAAGCCGCAGCGTGTTGCTGCGGCTTGTGTTTTACCTCAGGAATTACTCGCCGCCTGTGCCATTTCCGTGTCGTCTTTGGGTCCGCGTGGATCATTCTCGGCACGCGCTACATTCGCACTGCTGCCCTGTGCGGGCGGCGCTACTGATGCGCCAAACAAAGGCGTACGAGAGGTCTCGATATTCATTTCGAGAATGGGCTTTGACTCCACCCTCGGATCATTACAGGCTCGACCGTCAGTGGTCAGCCCCTCTGTTGAAGGAGGCGTAACGACCGGCTTGGTCTCAGGCTGAGTCGGCTCAGCGGGTACAACCGGAGTTGACGTTTCTGCGTCTGCAGTGACTGTCTCAGGGTCTTGTGCGGCGGCTGTGATCGACTCTGCAGTCGCAGGCTCGCTGGAAGCGGGTGTGAGTTCCGCTGCGGGAGATTCATTTGCAGCCTCCTGCAAGGGTTTCGATGCCAACGTCGTAGCCGAGTGATTTACGACATCAGGCATTTCTTGCACCGCAGTTTGCTCTGACGCTTGGGCGGCCGGTGAGGCAACACTGGCGGTTTGGGCTGAGTCTTCTGCTATCGCCGGGTCTTGCGTGTCCTGCCTGCGACCGCGGTTGCGTCGTCGACGCTGGGGCTCGCCTCGTTTCATTTCAGACGGACGCTTGCGAGGTTTGTTTTGATTTTCCTGCTGCCCAGCCTGCTGATCGACGTTAGTCGCCTCCGTGCTTGCCTCTGACGAACGCTCATTCTCCTGCTGGCCACTGGGGCGCTCCCGTTTCTGCTGGGGCCTCTTTCCGCGGTCGTCCTTATCACCGCGTGCGCTTTGCTCGCGTCCTTTATGCTCCTGAGAGCGAGTCTGCTGCCCCCCTTGGGAGCCGCGCCGACGGTTGCGGTTGCGGCCATTCGATGAGCGTTGATTCGATGAACGGGAGTTTCTCTCCTGCCGTTTCTCCTGAGGTTTCTTTTCTTGGTCTGCGCTGGCGGACTTTTCCGGTGCCGGCTGAGCAACAGCGGACCCACCACCAAATATGCTGCCCCATAGGCGCGTAAATAGCCCCTTCGAGGAGTTGGCTACTGCGCCACTGGCTTGGCGCGATCGATCAACCTGAGGCGCGGCGGTTGCTGGGCGGCTTTGCTGAGGTGCCTGACGCGTTACCCCCTGAACGGCTGCTTCGGGAGCTGCTTGGGGTGTCGCGTGTATTTTGCTGACCGAGTCCGATTCCGGAGCAGGAATGTCAACCTTATAACTGACCTCGTGTTCGCCGTCGATCTCCTCTGTGCGTAGTCGACTGACTTCGAAGTGAGGGGTTTCCAGATTAGGATTGGGAATCACCAGCAGTCGCGTTTTCGTCTCCTGCTCGATCACTCCAAGATCCGCGCGCTTTTCGTTCAATAGGTATGCGGCAACATCGACAGGCACAACAGCGCGCACCTCCGCGCTGCTGTCTTTTATCGCTTCCTCTTCCAGTAGTCTTAGAACGGACAGTGCCAATGACTTAGTCGCTCGGATAGTGCCCTGTCCATTGCAGCGCGGGCAAACGATAGCCGTTGTCTCGCCGAGGGAAGGGCGCAGGCGTTGGCGCGACATTTCCAGTAAGCCGAAGCGAGATATCCGCCCGACCTGGACTCTGGCTCTGTCGATATCCAAGGCATCGCGCATCCGGTTTTCGACGGCACGTTGGTTTCGGGCAGCCAGCATGTCGATGAAGTCGATAACGATAAGGCCGCCCATATCTCTCAATCGCAGCTGCCGGGCAATCTCATCGGCGGCTTCAAGGTTGGTGTTAAGCGCTGTTTCTTCAATATCGCTGCCGCGGGTGGCACGGGCAGAGTTTATGTCGATAGAGACCAGCGCTTCTGTGGGGTCTATTACAAGCGAGCCGCCAGAGGGGAGGCGCACTTCACGCTGGAATGCAGTCTCGATCTGACTTTCGATCTGATAGCGATTGAACAGGGGGATGTTATCCTCGTAAAGCTGTATGCGAGAGAGATACTTCGGCATGACCTGCTCGACAAAGTCGCATACCTGCT from the Candidatus Marimicrobium litorale genome contains:
- the rne gene encoding ribonuclease E yields the protein MKKMLINATQPEELRVALVDGQRLYDLDIENRTRQQKKASIYKGKITRVEPSLEAAFVDFGAERHGFLPLKEIAREYFIRKPSGDGRLKIKELVREGTEIVVQVDKEERGNKGAALTTFISLAGRYMVLMPNNPRAGGISRRIEGDERTELKEALAALEIPNGMGVIIRTAGVGREAEELQWDLNYLLQLWEAISEAADSSKPKQLLYRESNVIIRAIRDYLRDDIGQVLVDSPEAYKQVCDFVEQVMPKYLSRIQLYEDNIPLFNRYQIESQIETAFQREVRLPSGGSLVIDPTEALVSIDINSARATRGSDIEETALNTNLEAADEIARQLRLRDMGGLIVIDFIDMLAARNQRAVENRMRDALDIDRARVQVGRISRFGLLEMSRQRLRPSLGETTAIVCPRCNGQGTIRATKSLALSVLRLLEEEAIKDSSAEVRAVVPVDVAAYLLNEKRADLGVIEQETKTRLLVIPNPNLETPHFEVSRLRTEEIDGEHEVSYKVDIPAPESDSVSKIHATPQAAPEAAVQGVTRQAPQQSRPATAAPQVDRSRQASGAVANSSKGLFTRLWGSIFGGGSAVAQPAPEKSASADQEKKPQEKRQERNSRSSNQRSSNGRNRNRRRGSQGGQQTRSQEHKGREQSARGDKDDRGKRPQQKRERPSGQQENERSSEASTEATNVDQQAGQQENQNKPRKRPSEMKRGEPQRRRRNRGRRQDTQDPAIAEDSAQTASVASPAAQASEQTAVQEMPDVVNHSATTLASKPLQEAANESPAAELTPASSEPATAESITAAAQDPETVTADAETSTPVVPAEPTQPETKPVVTPPSTEGLTTDGRACNDPRVESKPILEMNIETSRTPLFGASVAPPAQGSSANVARAENDPRGPKDDTEMAQAASNS